One genomic region from Strix aluco isolate bStrAlu1 chromosome 25, bStrAlu1.hap1, whole genome shotgun sequence encodes:
- the RAP1A gene encoding ras-related protein Rap-1A isoform X3 has translation MPRSSLFEQTTPCTVQFVQGIFVEKYDPTIEDSYRKQVEVDCQQCMLEILDTAGTEQFTAMRDLYMKNGQGFALVYSITAQSTFNDLQDLREQILRVKDTEDVPMILVGNKCDLEEERVVGKEQGQNLARQWCNCAFLESSAKSKINVNEIFYDLVRQINRKTPVEKKKPKKKSCLLL, from the exons aCTGTACAGTTCGTTCAGGgaatttttgttgaaaaatatgACCCAACAATAGAAGATTCATACAGAAag CAAGTGGAAGTAGACTGTCAACAGTGTATGCTTGAAATCCTCGATACAGCAGGGACA GAGCAATTCACAGCAATGAGGGATCTCTATATGAAGAATGGTCAAGGGTTTGCACTAGTATATTCTATAACAGCACAGTCCACATTTAACGACTTACAGGACCTACGGGAACAGATTTTACGGGTTAAGGACACTGAAGAT GTTCCAATGATTCTGGTTGGCAATAAATGTGACCTGGAGGAAGAGCGTGTAGTCGGCAAAGAACAGGGTCAAAACTTAGCAAGACAGTGGTGTAACTGTGCCTTTCTAGAATCATCTGCAAAGTCTAAAATCAACGTTAATGAG atcttTTATGACCTGGTCAGACAGATAAATAGAAAAACACCAGTGGAAAAGAAGAAGCCTAAAAAGAAATCATGTCTGCTGCTTTAG
- the RAP1A gene encoding ras-related protein Rap-1A isoform X2, whose amino-acid sequence MREYKLVVLGSGGVGKSALTVQFVQGIFVEKYDPTIEDSYRKQVEVDCQQCMLEILDTAGTEQFTAMRDLYMKNGQGFALVYSITAQSTFNDLQDLREQILRVKDTEDVPMILVGNKCDLEEERVVGKEQGQNLARQWCNCAFLESSAKSKINVNEIFYDLVRQINRKTPVEKKKPKKKSCLLL is encoded by the exons aCTGTACAGTTCGTTCAGGgaatttttgttgaaaaatatgACCCAACAATAGAAGATTCATACAGAAag CAAGTGGAAGTAGACTGTCAACAGTGTATGCTTGAAATCCTCGATACAGCAGGGACA GAGCAATTCACAGCAATGAGGGATCTCTATATGAAGAATGGTCAAGGGTTTGCACTAGTATATTCTATAACAGCACAGTCCACATTTAACGACTTACAGGACCTACGGGAACAGATTTTACGGGTTAAGGACACTGAAGAT GTTCCAATGATTCTGGTTGGCAATAAATGTGACCTGGAGGAAGAGCGTGTAGTCGGCAAAGAACAGGGTCAAAACTTAGCAAGACAGTGGTGTAACTGTGCCTTTCTAGAATCATCTGCAAAGTCTAAAATCAACGTTAATGAG atcttTTATGACCTGGTCAGACAGATAAATAGAAAAACACCAGTGGAAAAGAAGAAGCCTAAAAAGAAATCATGTCTGCTGCTTTAG
- the INKA2 gene encoding PAK4-inhibitor INKA2 isoform X1: MDHHLRRLKQELLSMKEVGDGLHEQMNCMMGALQELKLLQVQTALEQLDISGSRSSVSGAEQHRCCRSSRDVPRAWQDEQLRGGPVAAGRSPTSLACAVPRPAGLSRPAALPEGGRHRDTPSAFRSLCGEDVSHPKGPSSTSSSAEHVRPRTFEPSSQGTAGGWPVCRECPGCDDGHDWTSSLMSQSRNRQPLVLGDNIFADLVGNWLDLPELDKKGEKSEASLSVSRSQELCRKFSLTANIFKKFLRSVRPDRDRLLKEKPCWLPPEDKHPEISKRPKKMNKLKGTFYFPLHGNIQNHHSKAERGPKAKSNSEKPKLGTKKVHDTIDYTQSGFDINTAVWV; encoded by the exons ATGGACCACCACCTGCGCCGGCTGAAGCAGGAGCtg CTCTCCATGAAGGAGGTGGGAGATGGGCTGCACGAGCAGATGAACTGCATGATGGGTGCACTGCAGGAGCTGAAACTCCTCCAGGTCCAGACAGCTTTGGAGCAGTTGGACATCTCGGGGAGCCGAAGCTCTGTTTCTGGCGCTGAGCAGCACCGGTGCTGCCGAAGCAGCAGGGACGTGCCCAGGGCCTGGCAGGACGAGCAGCTGCGGGGGGgcccggtggcggcggggcgcAGCCCCACGTCCCTCGCGTGTGCCGTGCCACGGCCGGCGGGTCTGTCCCGTCCCGCTGCGCTCCCGGAGGGTGGCCGCCATAGAGACACCCCCTCCGCCTTCAGGAGCCTCTGCGGTGAGGATGTTTCTCACCCAAAGGGACCTTCCTCCACATCGAGCAGCGCAGAGCACGTCCGCCCAAGGACATTTGAGCCCAGTAgccagggcacagctgggggGTGGCCGGTGTGCCGGGAGTGCCCGGGGTGTGACGATGGCCACGACTGGACGTCCTCCCTAATGTCCCAGAGCAGGAATCGGCAGCCGCTGGTCTTGGGGGATAACATCTTTGCAGACTTGGTTGGGAACTGGTTGGATCTGCCAGAGCTGGATAAGAAGGGGGAGAAGAGCGAGGCGTCCCTGTCCGTCAGCAGATCCCAGGAGCTCTGCAGGAAGTTCTCCCTCACAGCCAACATCTTCAAGAAGTTCCTGAGGAGCGTTCGGCCAGACCGAGACAGGCTTCTCAAGGAGAAACCTTGCTGGCTTCCTCCTGAAGACAAACACCCCGAAATTTCTAAGCGACCCAAAAAGATGAACAAACTCAAGGGCACATTTTACTTCCCACTTCATGGGAACATCCAGAACCATCACAGCAAAGCTGAGAGGGGCCCAAAGGCAAAGAGCAATAGCGAGAAACCCAAACTTGGCACCAAGAAGGTCCACGATACCATAGACTACACCCAGTCTGGCTTTGACATCAATACGGCTGTTTGGGTCTGA
- the INKA2 gene encoding PAK4-inhibitor INKA2 isoform X2: MKEVGDGLHEQMNCMMGALQELKLLQVQTALEQLDISGSRSSVSGAEQHRCCRSSRDVPRAWQDEQLRGGPVAAGRSPTSLACAVPRPAGLSRPAALPEGGRHRDTPSAFRSLCGEDVSHPKGPSSTSSSAEHVRPRTFEPSSQGTAGGWPVCRECPGCDDGHDWTSSLMSQSRNRQPLVLGDNIFADLVGNWLDLPELDKKGEKSEASLSVSRSQELCRKFSLTANIFKKFLRSVRPDRDRLLKEKPCWLPPEDKHPEISKRPKKMNKLKGTFYFPLHGNIQNHHSKAERGPKAKSNSEKPKLGTKKVHDTIDYTQSGFDINTAVWV, from the coding sequence ATGAAGGAGGTGGGAGATGGGCTGCACGAGCAGATGAACTGCATGATGGGTGCACTGCAGGAGCTGAAACTCCTCCAGGTCCAGACAGCTTTGGAGCAGTTGGACATCTCGGGGAGCCGAAGCTCTGTTTCTGGCGCTGAGCAGCACCGGTGCTGCCGAAGCAGCAGGGACGTGCCCAGGGCCTGGCAGGACGAGCAGCTGCGGGGGGgcccggtggcggcggggcgcAGCCCCACGTCCCTCGCGTGTGCCGTGCCACGGCCGGCGGGTCTGTCCCGTCCCGCTGCGCTCCCGGAGGGTGGCCGCCATAGAGACACCCCCTCCGCCTTCAGGAGCCTCTGCGGTGAGGATGTTTCTCACCCAAAGGGACCTTCCTCCACATCGAGCAGCGCAGAGCACGTCCGCCCAAGGACATTTGAGCCCAGTAgccagggcacagctgggggGTGGCCGGTGTGCCGGGAGTGCCCGGGGTGTGACGATGGCCACGACTGGACGTCCTCCCTAATGTCCCAGAGCAGGAATCGGCAGCCGCTGGTCTTGGGGGATAACATCTTTGCAGACTTGGTTGGGAACTGGTTGGATCTGCCAGAGCTGGATAAGAAGGGGGAGAAGAGCGAGGCGTCCCTGTCCGTCAGCAGATCCCAGGAGCTCTGCAGGAAGTTCTCCCTCACAGCCAACATCTTCAAGAAGTTCCTGAGGAGCGTTCGGCCAGACCGAGACAGGCTTCTCAAGGAGAAACCTTGCTGGCTTCCTCCTGAAGACAAACACCCCGAAATTTCTAAGCGACCCAAAAAGATGAACAAACTCAAGGGCACATTTTACTTCCCACTTCATGGGAACATCCAGAACCATCACAGCAAAGCTGAGAGGGGCCCAAAGGCAAAGAGCAATAGCGAGAAACCCAAACTTGGCACCAAGAAGGTCCACGATACCATAGACTACACCCAGTCTGGCTTTGACATCAATACGGCTGTTTGGGTCTGA